Proteins encoded by one window of Erythrobacter sp.:
- a CDS encoding site-specific integrase, with protein sequence MATALISKRTVDDAKPGPRDQFVWDTATAGFGLKVTPAGRKTYVFQYRIARPGEADRTHPIRYTIGRHGSLTPEQARRRAKELAALVDCGICPRERDRDAFAAADEAQREAFDNARLEGELAFERIADLWLDHYEHEKERRPSSVRLAKLVVNGHLKPVLTGKPMPHIDREEIQPIIDAIPARQRAMRRAVFAYASVLFGWAHKRGDIAANPLSGMVKPDAPKARDRVLSDFELAAVWQGASDLANPFGAFFRLLILTGQRRSEVAGIGWAELDRSTATWTIPAARAKNGVAHIVPLAPAAVAELDRLSRAEHGETDEPAEKWPKTGLVLTTTGITPISGITKAKAALDDRIAKDCEEPIPGWRIHDLRRTLATGFQRLGVRYEVTEAVLNHVSGAKGGVAGIYQRHTWKDEKRTALDAWAHHVTSLATPIDANKVVSISEAKKSA encoded by the coding sequence ATGGCAACTGCGCTGATCTCGAAACGAACTGTCGATGATGCCAAGCCAGGCCCGCGCGACCAGTTCGTTTGGGATACCGCGACGGCGGGTTTCGGGCTGAAAGTGACCCCAGCCGGCCGCAAGACCTATGTCTTCCAATATCGAATTGCGCGACCCGGCGAAGCTGATCGAACCCATCCCATCCGCTACACGATCGGAAGGCATGGGAGCCTCACACCGGAGCAAGCGCGCCGCCGCGCGAAGGAACTGGCGGCTCTTGTGGATTGCGGCATATGTCCGCGCGAGCGGGACCGCGATGCATTTGCGGCGGCGGATGAGGCCCAGCGCGAAGCTTTTGACAATGCACGGCTGGAAGGCGAACTGGCCTTCGAAAGGATAGCGGACCTCTGGCTCGACCATTACGAGCACGAAAAGGAGCGCCGCCCCTCCAGTGTGCGCTTGGCCAAGCTGGTAGTGAATGGCCACCTTAAGCCCGTCCTCACCGGCAAGCCGATGCCTCACATTGACCGCGAGGAGATTCAGCCGATTATCGACGCCATCCCCGCTCGCCAGCGCGCCATGCGCAGGGCGGTTTTTGCTTATGCCTCCGTCCTGTTCGGCTGGGCACATAAGCGCGGTGATATTGCAGCCAACCCGCTTTCTGGCATGGTGAAGCCCGATGCACCAAAGGCCCGCGACCGGGTATTGTCAGACTTCGAACTTGCAGCGGTGTGGCAGGGCGCGAGCGATCTAGCCAACCCCTTCGGCGCCTTTTTCCGGCTCTTGATCCTCACCGGCCAGCGACGCTCCGAAGTGGCAGGCATCGGCTGGGCCGAATTGGACCGGTCGACCGCGACTTGGACGATCCCAGCCGCGCGAGCGAAGAACGGCGTCGCCCATATCGTGCCACTCGCTCCCGCCGCAGTTGCCGAACTCGATCGACTATCCAGAGCCGAGCATGGCGAGACCGATGAACCAGCCGAGAAATGGCCCAAGACAGGCCTCGTGCTTACCACCACCGGCATCACTCCGATCAGTGGCATAACGAAAGCGAAGGCGGCTCTGGATGACAGGATCGCGAAGGATTGCGAGGAGCCCATTCCCGGCTGGCGCATCCATGACTTGCGCCGAACCCTCGCCACCGGCTTCCAACGGCTCGGGGTGCGTTACGAGGTTACAGAGGCTGTCCTGAACCATGTGAGCGGCGCAAAAGGCGGCGTTGCCGGGATCTATCAGCGCCACACGTGGAAGGACGAGAAGCGAACGGCCCTCGATGCATGGGCGCATCATGTGACTTCCCTCGCCACCCCCATCGATGCGAACAAGGTCGTGTCGATCAGCGAGGCCAAGAAATCGGCGTAA
- a CDS encoding helix-turn-helix domain-containing protein, with the protein MPDILKTDEAANYLRLGQSTLNNYRTSGDGPRFSKLGGAVRYRKADLDEWIESRLVSSTSEAA; encoded by the coding sequence ATGCCAGACATCCTCAAAACCGACGAAGCCGCCAACTATCTCCGGCTCGGCCAGTCGACCCTCAATAACTACCGTACCAGCGGGGATGGCCCCCGCTTTTCGAAGCTCGGCGGTGCCGTTCGCTACCGCAAAGCCGATCTCGATGAATGGATCGAGAGCCGCCTCGTAAGCAGCACCAGCGAAGCCGCCTGA